The genomic DNA CCCacgatacatttttttccccaaagaactaAGCAAAAGGCATTCCCAAATCATTTCATTCACATCAACTCCAACTTTAAGTAATGAATACATTCACGGGGCAACCGGAACATTCTGAgctaaactgatttttttccccaagtgaaGAACGCATCAAACCAAGTTGCCATTTTTTGAACCCCAAAGTTACTTGCAACGTGACCAGTTCTCATGGGTGGGGCGCAGAGACCCTTCAGGGCAAGAAAGGTGAGAACTTGGCAAACTCACTCCGCTAGGGTAGGACGGTACAGATCTCTTCCTGGTCACCGGCCTCCGGTCCCCCTACCGCGTGAAAGAAGCAACCCAGGGACGATCGAGGAGGATAGAAGAgcgagggaggaagaagggggggcgggggaggagagaggggtgaactctaagtaaaatgaataaacaaaaccttGAGAAAACCGAAGGAAAAAAGCGGAGCCTGCTGAGGAGACGCGGCGGCGGCAGATTCGGCTCCAACGGCGGCCGCCACGGCGATGGCGGCAGCGGGCCTAGATGAGACGCCGGGCCACGCTCCCGCCGGAGCCGGTGTCGAGTGGCTTCACCGAGTTGTAGTGCTCCGCGCTGCTGTAGGAGTACTGCTTGCAGACCAGGGTGAGCGGCTTCTTGGTGTACTCCTCTCCGATGACGACGGCGGGCGAGTTGGCCTGGATCACCTCGATGGGGGTCTGCAGGACGTGCGACAGGGCCCTCAGCTCGAGCTGGCTTCCACACGACGCGCTGAACACGATGTCGTCGCAGTAGCTCAAGAAGTCGTCGCGGCTGCAGGCGTCGCCGGTTTCGGGGTTGCTGAAGAAGGGCAGGAAGTCGTCGACATGCTGCCGCATGTACTCGGCGGTGCGCCTCCGCAGGCTCCCCACGGTCACGGAGAACACCAGCTGGTCTTGGATGGCGCGGTACATGCAGTGGTCGTCGGCCGGGATATCCTTCACCTCCAGATGCTTGGCCCGCAGGATGGCGCCGAGCTTCATTTCCTCGTCATGGCGCAAGCTGTCCAGATGCTCCATCTCAGCCTTGTCCATCCAATCCTGGCTTTCTCTATTGAAGGCCTCCTTTCTTTTGTGCTTTCTCTGTGCCCTCCAGAGGTGAGGAGGCTTGTTCTCGAGATCCAGCTTGGCCAGATCTTCAGTGACAGAATCGAGGCTGCTGTTATCAGGGAAACTCTCCTGGAACTTCTCCAGCTCCTGCTGGTGCTTCTGCTCCATCTCGGCCTCGAGGCGAGCCACATCGAGGAGCAActgctttcttctctgcttgTCGCTCTTGGGGATCGAGCTCTTCATGCCCTGAATGTGGGCCTGCAGCTCTGTCTTCTCGCGGCTGTGGCGTCGTAACATCCGCTGATGCTCACTCTGTGAATCTCCCATGATGTTTAAGGGCGGGCGAGAGTCGAAGTTTGGTGGCTGAAGTACCGCTACAGTTCACGTGAACAGTCTGACCACCGAACTGGCTAGAGCTCCTCAGCCTCCCCTGGCGGCTGTACTCTGTTCCCCTCACCCGCCGTTGCCCTCACTCTATTAACGGACCTCTCTGCCATTGGCCGCTGTCTCTCCGCGGCTACGCCTCCTAAACACTCCTGGCACTAGGATTGGCTGTTGGGAGACCCTACCTATGCTCCCATTAGACCACGTGGCAATACGTGCTTCCGGTTTTAGCGGGGTTCCTGTCCCGGATGTAAAATCCCGCCTTTGTGCCTTACGTGCAGCAACTGAGCTTGTGGAGGTTTTCGTGGACTCTGAACTGCGTACTTCACTTCCTAGCCTGAACACAATGCAGACACTGGTCCTGCTTGAGAATCACATGACAAATACTGTTACCCCAGCTGAATGTGCTCTGACACTGGACTTGTCATTGTTCCCAGTGTTCAGGAGGTAATGTGGCTCTCTCCAGTTCTTTAGCTGCCTTGACTGATGAACccttaattttttgtgtgtgtgtgtgtgtggtacgcgggcccctcactgtcgtggcctcccccgttgcggagcacaggctccggacgcgcaggctcagtggcaatggcccacgggcccagccgctccgcggcacgtgggatcttcccggaccggggcacgaacccgtgtcccctgcatcggcaggcggactctcaaccactgtgccaccagggaagccctgaaccctTAATTTTGTGTATCAGAACAAAGATATTTCCTTATGTTCCTGGGAACACAGAATCCTTTCAGTTTAGGCCTCAAATCCACCCTGTCCCATCTCAGTGTGAGAAAGCAACAACCTGAAAGTTCACTACAGCTGGGCAGACTTCGTCTCGTGCCAACAGAATGCACCTACCCTAAACTCCCCTTCTCCTGGGTTCCCAGCTTCCAAAATGGGCTCCCATGAAGCACGACAGTTGACCTTCATCAAGCCACTTCCTTCTGATTATTTTGAATCTCTAaaagttctaaaaaataaaataaaataaagtaaaataaaatgcctaagCTCTTTCAAACATGCTCTCATCCTGCCCCACTCTGCTCATCTGTATCTTGAATTCCCAAACGGGAAGGCTCTTGAGACAACCTCCTCCTTGTTACAAAGGAGGAAAGTGGACATTTGTCCAAGTTTTTACATATATCAAAACTTCAGTcgtttttattgctaagtagtattccatgatATGGATGTACTGTAGTtcatttaaccattcacctgttgaaggacctctgggttatttccagtttggggttgtTACAATCCCTGCTATAAACACCCATATACAGGTTTTCTGTGTGAGCACAGggcttcatttctctgggaaaaaatgcccaggagtgcaatttctgggtcatattataagtgtatgtttagttttttaagaagctATTTTCCAGAGTGATTGTACCATtgtgcattctcaccagcagtgtatgcggaatccagtttctctgcatcctcaccagcatttggtgttgtcataattttttatttttagtcattctgatagatgtgtagtgacatctcactgtggttttaatttgtgtttccctggtGGCTAATCAtgttcatcttttcatgtgcccatttgCCATCTGTGCTGTATCCTCTTGGGTAAAATCTTTAcgtcatttgcccattttataaCTGGACTGTTTTTTACCACTGAGTTTTGAGACTTCTTTCTATATTCTAGATACTTGTTCTTTGTTGGATATGtgctttgcaagtattttctcccacattggaacttgtcttttcatctcttgGTGTCtctcagagcaaaagttttaaatttcgatgaagtccaatttatcaattttttcccctctaaGTCATGGTTTTGGTGTCAAGAACTCTTTGTCTAACTCTAGATACcaaagaatttgtcctttttttttttttttactaaaagttttatagttttgcgtTTTAAGTTGAAACCTGTGatctgttttgtgtttattttcatgtaaagTTTGAGGCTTAAGCCAAggttcattcttttgcctgtggtGGTCCAATTCCTCCAGCATCATTTGCTGGAAATGCTAtgcttcctccattgaattggtttcgcatctttgtcaaaaatcagttagGCATATTTGTGtatgtctatttctggattctctattcttttccattgatcaaTGTGTCTATCCCTCCTCCAACACCATAGTCTTGATTACTATGGAATAAATCTTGAATATAGGTAGACCCTTTccttcaattttattcttttttcaaaattgttttagctattctaattctttgtctttccatataaattttagaataatcttgtctatatCGACAAACAAATCTTTCTGGGATTTTCATAGGAATTGTGTTAGAGCCATATATTAATTtgaggagaattgacatctttactacgttgagttttccaatccatgaacacctGGGTatgtatctccatttatttaaattttcattgatttttttcatgaatgttttataattttcagcatatatgtcctgcacatattttgttagatttacattTAAGCATTTCATTCTCTGAGTGATTGTAAATggtgttgtgtttttaattttggtgttcACATGTGCATTGCTAGCATACAGAAATAcagttgacttttgtatgttCATCTTGTATTCTATGACCTTGTTCAACTGACTTACtatttctaggtgttttatattttatttctttttggtagATTCGTTGGAATTTTCTATGTAGAGAATCATGTTGCCTGTgaatagggacagttttatttcatatttccaGTCTGTAtcctttcatttcccttttttgccttattgcactgaTTATAACTTCTAgcactatattgaataagagtggtgagggcGGGCAGGCTCACTTTGTTCTGGGTCTTGGGGGAAAGCATTTCATCTTTCAACATTAAGTATGAATTagctgcagggttttttttgggttttcttgGTAGATgatctttatcaagttgaggaaattcccCTCTCTATTtttctgagactttttttttgtaatatgaaTGGGTATTgacttttgtcaaatatttttttctgcatcaattgaattgtttgtgtgatttttcttctttagcttatTAATATGGTGGATTACGTTGATGTACTGTCAAGTATTGAACCAGTCTTGCATCCCTGAAATTAACCCCATTTGGTCATGGTTTACAATTCTTTATATACGTCGCTCAATTCTATTTGCTAAGATTTTATTAGGGATTTAAAAATCTACCTTCACGAGAGATATTTGCCTGTAGGTTTCTCTTTCAGtactgttttgtttggttttgatattagggtaatactagcttcataaaatgaatttggaagtcctccttcctcttctgtttttctagAAGAGATTATGTAACAGAGTTAATGCTTTCAGTGTTTGGTGGGATTCTTCAGTGAAAACATCTGGGCCAAAAGATTGCTGTTGGGGGagcattaaaattacaaaattgttttccttaatAGTTGTGGGGCTAATCGATTTCTCCatcgaacctgaatgagatccttgctgggtagaataatcttggttgttggttcttccctttcatcactttaaatatgtcatgccactcccttcttgcttatagagtttctgctgagaaatcagctgttaaccttatgggagttcccttgtacgttatttgtcgttttccctgctgctttcaataatttttctttgtctttaatttttgccaagttgattactatgtgcctcgcttgtttctccttgggtttatcttgtatgggagtctctgcagttcctggactttggtggttatttccttttcatgttaaggaagttttcaagtataatctcttcaaatattttcttcggtcctttctctcttttccttctgggacccctattcaCAATATAATGTGAACATTattgtgcttaatgttgtcccagaagtctcttagactgtcttcatttcttttcattctttttcctttattctgttccatagcagtgaattccatctctctgtcttccaggtcacttatccgttcttctgcctcagttattctgctattgattccttctagtgtagttttcatttcagttattgtattgtttatctctgcttgtttgttctttaatttttctaggtctctgttaaacatttcttgcatcttctcgatctttgcctctattctttttctgaggtcctggattatcttcactatcattattctgaattctttttctggaaggttgcctatttccacttcatttagttgtttttctggggttttctcttgttccttcatctggtacatagctctctgccttttcatcttgtctatctttctttgaatgtggtttttgttccacaggttgctggattgtagttctttttgcttctgctgtctgccctctggtggataggctatctaagaggcttgtgcaagtttcctgatgggagagaatggtggtgtgtagagctggctgttgctctggtgggcagagctcagtaacgTCCACAGCTGAGTTTTTGATAAGGATTAGTTGGCAGGGAGTTCAAGGCTATCTTTTCCAATAAGAAGCATTGGGAATGGTGATAGGTCATCTTGTTGATCAACAGCATATGCTTTGCCCGTTGGTGAGGTGGGAGGGGAAAAGAATTAATGCCTGTCTTGCAGGGGGCTGTGATGATCAAATGTATGTCAGGCACCCAGTTCAGTGTCCGGCTCCGAGGAAGACAGTAATAAATGGAAGTTCCTTTCCTCTACCTTACCCCAGTCCCTACCTCCCAGCTCCTGCCCCCACTCCATTCTCACACATCCTCCCCGTTTCATTTCATCACCGCCAGTCCTCCTCCC from Lagenorhynchus albirostris chromosome X, mLagAlb1.1, whole genome shotgun sequence includes the following:
- the OTUD6A gene encoding OTU domain-containing protein 6A; amino-acid sequence: MGDSQSEHQRMLRRHSREKTELQAHIQGMKSSIPKSDKQRRKQLLLDVARLEAEMEQKHQQELEKFQESFPDNSSLDSVTEDLAKLDLENKPPHLWRAQRKHKRKEAFNRESQDWMDKAEMEHLDSLRHDEEMKLGAILRAKHLEVKDIPADDHCMYRAIQDQLVFSVTVGSLRRRTAEYMRQHVDDFLPFFSNPETGDACSRDDFLSYCDDIVFSASCGSQLELRALSHVLQTPIEVIQANSPAVVIGEEYTKKPLTLVCKQYSYSSAEHYNSVKPLDTGSGGSVARRLI